From a region of the Acinetobacter larvae genome:
- a CDS encoding spore coat protein U domain-containing protein: MRFGRYFLLAAVVMAMGHNHAAELKANLTSQIELLPSCKINDQHYAQDHSGIHWGEINFGDMALNHRGALQATLKNDYLNRIKIECSDQTLLSVTFGAGQNDQHIPAQMKNNYFHAMSNGQHFIAYNLLHGSDKQVIKPQQAIHLPNDQKIFYLQLYGQVELAPNQMVSRGNYTDLIPMTIKF; encoded by the coding sequence ATGCGGTTCGGACGATATTTTCTATTGGCTGCGGTGGTTATGGCGATGGGGCATAATCACGCCGCAGAGTTAAAGGCGAATCTAACAAGCCAAATTGAATTATTACCATCATGCAAAATTAATGATCAGCACTATGCACAAGATCATAGTGGAATACATTGGGGTGAGATTAACTTTGGCGATATGGCGTTAAACCATCGTGGTGCTCTTCAAGCAACTTTAAAAAATGACTATTTAAATCGCATCAAAATTGAGTGTAGTGATCAGACCTTGCTGAGCGTGACATTTGGTGCGGGTCAAAATGATCAGCATATTCCGGCACAAATGAAAAATAATTATTTTCATGCCATGTCAAATGGTCAACATTTTATTGCTTATAACCTATTACATGGTTCGGATAAACAGGTGATTAAGCCACAACAAGCCATTCATTTACCGAATGATCAGAAAATATTTTATTTGCAATTGTATGGGCAAGTTGAGTTAGCACCCAATCAGATGGTTTCTCGGGGTAATTATACAGACCTTATTCCAATGACGATTAAATTTTAG
- a CDS encoding Csu type fimbrial protein gives MLQQWGFISILVLISSTSMAETQANFKVSAKIARGCSIGSTSQQLNFGRYAALSNDLVDAQLSNALDTWNIQCTEKIPVKISLDAGEYASAGWRRMKHSVAQAYIPYALYQDSAHQQAYVANQNIRLERSSSNGNLLQFSIFAVVDLANSTRSNIAGLYQDNVAITIAW, from the coding sequence ATGCTACAGCAGTGGGGTTTTATCAGTATTTTAGTTTTGATATCAAGCACAAGTATGGCTGAAACACAGGCTAATTTTAAAGTCAGTGCCAAGATCGCACGCGGCTGCTCAATCGGAAGCACTTCACAACAACTCAATTTTGGACGTTATGCGGCATTGTCAAATGATCTGGTTGATGCCCAATTGAGCAATGCGCTCGATACATGGAATATTCAGTGTACTGAAAAAATACCCGTCAAAATTAGTTTAGATGCAGGTGAGTATGCTTCAGCTGGTTGGCGTCGAATGAAGCATAGCGTAGCACAGGCTTATATTCCATATGCGTTATATCAAGATAGCGCACATCAGCAAGCATATGTTGCCAACCAAAATATTCGTTTAGAACGAAGTAGCTCAAATGGCAACTTGCTGCAATTCTCTATTTTTGCCGTGGTGGATTTGGCCAATAGTACGCGATCAAATATCGCTGGACTTTATCAAGACAATGTCGCAATAACGATAGCGTGGTGA